A single genomic interval of Mycobacterium sp. DL592 harbors:
- a CDS encoding NAD(P)-dependent oxidoreductase — MRGSKILITGVTGQVAVPVALAFAADNEVWGAARFTDPAVRERLEKAGVRCHTVNMAAGDFTGLPSDFDYVINLAVAKSGRWDKDLAVNAESAGLLMAHCRGVKAFLHCSSGAVYDPPDDQPRTERTVHGDNHKPLLPTYSISKIAGEVVVATIARTLNVPATIARLNVPYGDNGGWPLFQFEMLLAGIPIPVPPGGPAVYNLIHEDDIIAMIPKLLEVASVPVTTVNWGGDQFVSIQEWCAYLGSLVGKTPVFEETDQALRGNPLDVTKMHELIGSTHVDWRDGMRRMVATFHPELVSP, encoded by the coding sequence ATGCGCGGATCCAAGATCTTGATCACCGGTGTCACCGGCCAGGTGGCCGTCCCGGTCGCCCTGGCCTTCGCGGCCGACAACGAGGTGTGGGGCGCCGCCCGCTTCACCGACCCCGCCGTGCGTGAGCGCCTCGAGAAGGCCGGCGTCCGCTGTCACACCGTCAACATGGCTGCCGGCGACTTCACCGGGCTCCCGTCCGACTTCGACTACGTCATCAACCTGGCGGTAGCCAAGAGCGGCCGCTGGGACAAGGACCTGGCGGTCAACGCCGAATCGGCAGGCCTGCTCATGGCGCACTGTCGCGGCGTCAAGGCCTTCCTGCACTGTTCCTCCGGGGCGGTCTACGACCCGCCCGACGACCAGCCCCGCACCGAACGCACCGTCCACGGCGACAACCACAAGCCGCTGTTGCCTACCTACTCGATCTCCAAGATCGCCGGGGAGGTCGTTGTCGCGACCATCGCACGCACCCTCAACGTCCCGGCCACCATCGCGCGCCTCAACGTCCCCTACGGCGACAACGGCGGCTGGCCGCTGTTCCAGTTCGAGATGCTGCTCGCCGGCATCCCCATCCCCGTCCCGCCCGGCGGACCTGCCGTCTACAACCTGATCCACGAAGACGACATCATCGCCATGATCCCGAAACTGCTTGAGGTGGCCTCGGTTCCGGTCACCACCGTCAACTGGGGCGGCGACCAGTTCGTCAGCATCCAGGAGTGGTGCGCCTACCTCGGCTCACTCGTCGGGAAGACACCGGTCTTCGAAGAGACCGATCAGGCCCTGCGCGGTAATCCGTTGGACGTCACCAAGATGCACGAACTCATCGGATCCACCCACGTCGACTGGCGCGACGGCATGCGCCGCATGGTCGCGACCTTCCACCCGGAGTTGGTCAGCCCCTAG
- a CDS encoding MFS transporter, giving the protein MAAPTESDGAIRSLIPARIDRLPWSSFHTRMVVALGVAWILDGLEITIASAVADTLSQPETLGLSSAAVGFLATVYLAGEVVGALFFGRLSDKLGRRNLFMVTLGVYLVGSGLTAMTLGNGAGWVAFLYVTRFIAGMGIGGEYAAINSAIDELIPARYRGRVDIAVNGTYWAGAVLGTLGTFVFLKSMDLSVGWRLAFLIGPVLGLVILVVRRHLPESPRWQVMNGRESAAEESIDYIEREVKATGVTLPEVDKSKAIELRPTEKIGYLALTRVLFREYPSRSTLGASLMISQSFLYNAIFFTYTLVLGKFYGVASETTPLYLIAFAVGNLLGPLTIGHFFDTIGRRKMIAGTYGLSGVLLAVSAVLFNAGLLNALTQTIAWCVIFYFASAGASSAYLTVSEIFPLEVRAKAIAVFFAIAQCFGALGPVIYGALIGDGSQPFQLFLGYLLGAAVMIGGGLVAWFLAVDAEGRSLEDIATPLAAGEAARRRGSVRAEGAQLPRSP; this is encoded by the coding sequence ATGGCAGCACCTACCGAGAGTGACGGGGCGATCCGGAGCCTGATTCCGGCGCGGATCGACCGGCTGCCGTGGTCGTCGTTCCACACGCGAATGGTCGTGGCGCTGGGCGTGGCCTGGATTCTCGACGGCCTCGAGATCACGATCGCCAGCGCCGTCGCGGATACGTTGAGCCAGCCCGAAACGCTCGGCCTGTCCTCGGCGGCGGTGGGATTTCTGGCGACCGTGTATCTGGCCGGCGAGGTGGTCGGGGCACTGTTCTTCGGGCGGCTGTCCGATAAGCTCGGTCGGCGCAACCTGTTCATGGTGACCCTCGGGGTCTACCTGGTCGGCAGTGGCCTGACCGCAATGACACTGGGCAACGGCGCGGGCTGGGTGGCGTTCCTCTATGTCACCCGGTTCATCGCCGGGATGGGCATCGGCGGCGAGTACGCGGCCATCAACTCGGCGATCGACGAACTGATTCCGGCCCGCTATCGCGGCCGGGTGGACATCGCAGTAAACGGAACCTATTGGGCCGGTGCGGTACTCGGCACGCTGGGGACGTTCGTGTTCCTCAAGTCGATGGATCTCAGCGTGGGCTGGCGGCTGGCTTTCCTGATCGGCCCGGTGCTCGGCCTGGTGATCCTGGTGGTGCGGCGACACCTCCCGGAAAGCCCGCGCTGGCAGGTGATGAACGGCCGGGAGTCCGCCGCCGAAGAGTCGATCGACTACATCGAACGCGAGGTCAAGGCCACCGGTGTGACGTTGCCCGAAGTCGACAAGAGCAAGGCCATCGAGCTGCGGCCGACCGAGAAGATCGGGTATCTGGCACTGACGCGAGTGCTGTTCCGCGAGTACCCGAGTCGCTCAACCCTGGGTGCTTCGCTGATGATCAGCCAGTCGTTCCTCTACAACGCGATCTTCTTCACCTACACCCTGGTGCTGGGCAAGTTCTACGGCGTGGCATCGGAGACGACGCCGCTGTACCTGATCGCGTTCGCCGTCGGTAACCTGCTGGGCCCGTTGACAATCGGGCACTTCTTCGACACCATCGGCCGCCGGAAGATGATCGCGGGCACCTACGGGCTCTCTGGCGTGCTGCTGGCCGTCAGTGCCGTGCTGTTCAACGCCGGGCTGCTCAACGCCCTGACTCAGACCATCGCGTGGTGTGTCATCTTCTACTTCGCCTCGGCCGGTGCCAGCTCGGCCTACCTCACGGTAAGCGAGATCTTCCCGCTCGAGGTTCGCGCCAAGGCGATCGCCGTCTTCTTCGCGATCGCCCAGTGCTTCGGCGCCCTGGGCCCGGTGATCTACGGTGCGCTGATCGGAGACGGCTCCCAGCCATTCCAACTGTTCCTGGGCTATCTGCTGGGCGCGGCGGTGATGATCGGAGGCGGGCTGGTCGCGTGGTTCCTCGCCGTCGACGCCGAGGGCAGGTCCCTGGAAGACATCGCGACGCCGCTTGCGGCAGGCGAAGCGGCCCGGCGTCGAGGCTCGGTGCGCGCCGAGGGTGCTCAGCTGCCGCGCTCGCCGTGA
- a CDS encoding cupin domain-containing protein, with the protein MDRKRLQLTITAVLPCLAVPAVVWPGTAAAEPVTTINGSPPPGILQSLDDVETMIDTVTADGNRLLVMQGTRRAGTRSAIHVHDYGGYTCVLTGVITDYVEGQPPGTYSAGTCYYMPPDVPMAAVNLGTEDARLIDNFTLPPGGMPMTVLEPNPAAAMTMP; encoded by the coding sequence GTGGACCGCAAGCGGCTGCAGTTGACCATCACCGCAGTCTTGCCATGCCTCGCCGTGCCGGCAGTGGTGTGGCCGGGAACTGCTGCGGCCGAACCCGTGACCACCATCAACGGCAGCCCGCCGCCCGGGATCCTGCAGTCACTTGACGACGTCGAGACGATGATCGACACCGTCACGGCGGACGGCAACCGGCTCCTGGTCATGCAGGGAACCCGTCGGGCCGGAACCCGCTCTGCCATCCACGTCCACGACTACGGCGGATACACCTGCGTCCTGACCGGCGTCATCACCGATTACGTCGAAGGGCAGCCGCCCGGGACATACTCTGCGGGCACCTGCTACTACATGCCCCCGGATGTCCCGATGGCCGCGGTGAACCTCGGCACCGAGGACGCCCGCCTGATCGACAACTTCACCCTGCCGCCCGGCGGGATGCCGATGACCGTCCTCGAGCCGAACCCGGCAGCCGCGATGACGATGCCCTGA
- a CDS encoding family 16 glycosylhydrolase, whose product MDRRNMLLMSGLGLLAAAVPLPSAQAMPSPLPTAPAGGYLFADEFDGPAGSAPNPGNWTVQNWQDDVWPPVASQYRDDRQNVFVDGNSNLVIRATQDNDTYYSGKVRGNWRVPMGHTWEARVKLDCINSGAWPAYWAVNEDPLPDGEVDIMEYYGNMSWPPGTTVHAASNGKTWESKSIAGLIDGGWHTWRMRWDADGFKFWRDYVDGAAPYFSVPPKPIPVHGNPTDLRWPFNNPGYWLAPMFNLAIGGPGGGDPALTKFPISMLVDWIRIW is encoded by the coding sequence TTGGATCGCCGAAACATGTTGCTGATGTCGGGGCTGGGCCTGTTGGCCGCGGCCGTCCCGCTCCCGAGCGCGCAGGCGATGCCATCGCCGCTTCCCACAGCCCCGGCGGGTGGCTACCTGTTCGCCGACGAATTCGACGGTCCCGCGGGATCGGCCCCCAATCCGGGGAACTGGACGGTGCAGAACTGGCAGGACGACGTCTGGCCACCTGTCGCCAGCCAGTACCGCGACGACCGGCAGAACGTCTTCGTCGACGGCAACTCGAACCTCGTGATCCGCGCGACGCAAGACAACGACACCTACTACAGCGGCAAGGTGCGGGGGAATTGGCGAGTCCCCATGGGCCACACCTGGGAAGCCCGGGTCAAACTCGACTGCATCAACTCGGGAGCCTGGCCGGCGTACTGGGCAGTCAACGAAGACCCGCTGCCCGACGGCGAGGTCGACATCATGGAGTACTACGGCAACATGAGCTGGCCCCCGGGAACCACGGTGCACGCCGCATCGAACGGCAAGACGTGGGAGAGCAAGTCGATCGCCGGCTTGATCGACGGTGGCTGGCACACCTGGCGGATGCGCTGGGATGCCGACGGATTCAAGTTCTGGCGGGACTACGTCGACGGCGCGGCTCCGTACTTCTCGGTGCCGCCCAAGCCGATCCCGGTGCACGGCAACCCGACTGACCTTCGCTGGCCGTTCAACAATCCCGGCTATTGGCTGGCGCCGATGTTCAACCTCGCCATCGGCGGCCCCGGTGGCGGTGACCCCGCCCTGACCAAGTTCCCGATCTCGATGCTCGTCGACTGGATCCGCATCTGGTGA
- a CDS encoding diguanylate cyclase domain-containing protein produces the protein MDRPRTPLRVLLARTSRAAAGLVLVVAALNWAGWATGTVFLTRISRTWPPMTPWTSLSLAALAVAVLLQSGRSGPSRVWAGRVIAIAVAGLAVAVVVERTTGRSLGFDQMWFADALRMTRSPWPGRPSLQAAGSLLPLTVLAASIRLDRRGAPTLWGVCVIGGGLIPILSVMAYLFGATTLVYDGPKTGMAMATAVAMLLLLVSLSTARPDRPPLVWLLSRPDWVALARLLGLGIGFPIVVALLRLTFLALGRSERAAFALSVLICTAIAMVIGFRLRRGEQDMLIRSEQLARERAEAEKRYRILADNAVDIIVHLKGNVVEWVSPSVKAALGYRMDEWIGSELTSQIHPDDLPDVVAVLRQTTVGTSVAQRLRVRAADGDYRWVDGHAKPYVDANGQRDGIIAALRIVDDRVKVEQQLEQLARFDTLTGLANRREAISRLEAALEHPPAFGVHLGILFCDVDRFKDINDTWGHGFGDTVLSTLAARIRDRVRPCDTVGRTGGDEILVVLPGLSSIEELAQISETIRSHAAEPITEYGKTIRATLSIGATLAIPGETVSAVMARADAAMYRAKAGDRNTVVLEQPQETVRPN, from the coding sequence ATGGACCGGCCCCGGACTCCGTTGCGAGTGTTGCTGGCGCGGACAAGTCGCGCCGCCGCGGGGCTCGTGCTCGTCGTCGCCGCGCTCAACTGGGCGGGCTGGGCTACCGGAACCGTATTCCTGACGCGGATCAGTCGTACCTGGCCACCGATGACACCCTGGACTTCCCTGTCGCTGGCCGCTCTGGCCGTGGCGGTGCTCCTGCAATCGGGCCGATCGGGACCCAGCCGGGTGTGGGCCGGCCGCGTGATCGCGATTGCGGTGGCGGGTCTGGCGGTCGCGGTCGTGGTGGAGCGCACCACCGGCAGATCGTTGGGCTTCGACCAGATGTGGTTTGCTGACGCGTTGCGGATGACCCGATCACCGTGGCCTGGCCGACCGAGCCTGCAGGCCGCGGGGTCGCTGCTCCCCCTGACGGTGCTTGCCGCATCGATCCGGCTGGACCGCCGCGGAGCCCCCACCCTGTGGGGGGTGTGCGTCATCGGGGGTGGACTCATCCCGATTCTGTCCGTGATGGCCTACCTGTTCGGCGCGACAACGCTGGTGTACGACGGGCCGAAGACCGGCATGGCGATGGCGACCGCCGTGGCCATGCTGCTGCTTCTGGTGTCGCTGTCGACGGCGCGCCCCGACCGACCGCCGCTGGTGTGGCTGCTCTCCCGTCCTGACTGGGTGGCGCTCGCGCGGCTCTTGGGTTTGGGCATCGGCTTTCCGATTGTCGTGGCGCTGCTGCGGCTGACCTTCTTGGCGCTGGGCCGCAGCGAGCGAGCGGCCTTCGCGTTGTCAGTCCTGATCTGTACGGCCATCGCCATGGTCATCGGATTCCGGCTGCGCCGCGGCGAGCAGGACATGTTGATCCGCAGCGAGCAGTTGGCCCGGGAACGCGCCGAGGCCGAGAAGCGCTATCGGATCCTGGCCGACAACGCGGTCGACATCATCGTGCACCTGAAGGGCAACGTGGTGGAGTGGGTGTCCCCGTCGGTGAAGGCCGCTTTGGGATACCGGATGGACGAGTGGATCGGCTCGGAGTTGACCAGTCAGATCCATCCTGACGACCTCCCCGACGTCGTGGCCGTACTGCGTCAGACCACTGTCGGTACTTCCGTCGCCCAGCGGCTGCGGGTGCGTGCGGCCGATGGCGACTACCGCTGGGTCGACGGCCACGCTAAGCCCTACGTCGACGCCAACGGGCAACGCGACGGAATCATCGCGGCGCTGCGCATCGTCGACGACCGCGTCAAAGTCGAGCAGCAGCTCGAACAGCTGGCCCGGTTCGACACCCTGACCGGTTTGGCCAACCGCCGCGAGGCGATCAGCCGGCTGGAGGCTGCACTGGAACACCCGCCGGCTTTCGGTGTGCACCTGGGCATCCTGTTCTGCGACGTCGATCGCTTCAAGGACATCAACGACACCTGGGGGCATGGCTTCGGCGACACCGTCCTGTCGACTCTGGCGGCCCGAATCCGCGACCGGGTCCGGCCGTGCGACACGGTCGGCCGCACCGGCGGTGACGAGATCCTCGTGGTGCTGCCCGGCCTGAGCAGCATCGAGGAGCTGGCCCAGATCAGCGAGACGATCCGCAGTCACGCCGCCGAGCCGATCACCGAGTACGGCAAGACGATTCGTGCCACGCTGAGTATCGGTGCGACCCTTGCCATTCCGGGTGAAACGGTGTCCGCCGTGATGGCCCGCGCCGACGCCGCGATGTACCGGGCCAAGGCCGGTGACCGAAACACCGTCGTCCTGGAGCAGCCGCAGGAGACCGTCCGGCCTAACTGA
- a CDS encoding cyclopropane mycolic acid synthase family methyltransferase — MAKRLTPHFDDVQAHYDLSDEFFRLFLDPTQTYSCAYFERDDMTLEEAQIAKMDLALGKLGLQPGMTLLDVGCGWGGTMMRALDKYDVNVVGLTLSKNQADHVQRLFDESDNPRSKRILLQGWEQFDEPVDRIVSIGAFEHFGFDRYDDFFAFAYNALPDDGVMLLHTILGLRPEDVFEKGIKLTFELARFCKFMITEIFPGGRLPSIPMVEEHAAKAGFDVTRVQSLQPHYPTTLDFWAEALKAHEDEAIAIQSQEVYDRYMKYLTGCPHLFRVGLIDVCQFTVAK, encoded by the coding sequence ATGGCAAAACGGTTGACCCCGCACTTCGACGACGTTCAGGCCCACTACGACCTGTCCGATGAATTCTTCCGGTTGTTCCTCGACCCGACGCAGACCTACAGCTGTGCGTACTTCGAGCGCGACGATATGACATTGGAAGAGGCCCAGATCGCCAAAATGGATCTGGCACTGGGCAAGTTGGGTCTGCAGCCCGGCATGACGTTGTTGGACGTCGGCTGCGGCTGGGGCGGGACGATGATGCGCGCTCTGGACAAGTACGACGTGAACGTCGTCGGGCTCACGCTGAGCAAGAACCAGGCCGACCACGTCCAGCGCTTGTTCGACGAGTCCGACAACCCGCGCTCCAAGCGAATTCTGCTGCAGGGCTGGGAGCAGTTCGACGAGCCCGTGGACCGCATCGTGTCCATCGGGGCTTTCGAGCACTTCGGCTTCGACCGCTACGACGACTTCTTCGCGTTCGCCTACAACGCGTTGCCCGACGACGGCGTCATGTTGCTGCACACCATCCTCGGGCTGCGTCCCGAGGACGTCTTCGAGAAGGGCATCAAGCTGACCTTCGAGCTGGCCCGGTTCTGCAAGTTCATGATCACCGAGATCTTTCCCGGCGGCCGGTTGCCGTCGATCCCGATGGTCGAGGAGCACGCCGCCAAGGCCGGCTTCGACGTCACCCGGGTGCAGTCTCTTCAGCCGCACTACCCGACGACACTCGACTTCTGGGCCGAGGCGTTGAAGGCCCACGAGGACGAGGCCATCGCGATCCAGTCCCAGGAGGTCTACGACCGCTACATGAAGTACCTGACCGGCTGCCCACATCTGTTCCGCGTCGGCCTCATCGACGTCTGTCAGTTCACCGTGGCGAAGTAG
- a CDS encoding VOC family protein, with translation MIQGFSHVGICVTDLDRSIRFYTGVFGFVVLYQLDFENNEVAATMEQEGTFRSAMLIRDDIRVELLQWVDVETTGSGQRKPMTELGFTHLSFRVEDVDGLTEAIVAAGGQLVESTRTVLGDLEDPTSGRFIYLTDPDGTRIELMQNVPDLSGISAADIAAAAAG, from the coding sequence ATGATCCAGGGCTTCTCGCACGTCGGCATCTGCGTCACCGACCTCGACCGGTCGATCCGCTTCTACACCGGGGTGTTCGGCTTCGTCGTGCTCTACCAACTCGACTTCGAGAACAACGAGGTCGCCGCCACCATGGAGCAGGAAGGCACGTTCCGCTCGGCGATGCTCATCCGCGATGACATTCGCGTCGAGCTGCTGCAGTGGGTTGACGTCGAGACCACCGGCTCCGGTCAGCGCAAGCCGATGACCGAACTCGGCTTCACCCATCTGTCGTTCCGGGTCGAGGACGTCGACGGTCTCACCGAGGCCATCGTGGCCGCCGGTGGGCAACTGGTGGAGTCGACGCGCACCGTGCTCGGCGACCTCGAGGACCCCACGTCGGGCCGGTTCATCTACCTGACCGACCCGGACGGCACCCGCATCGAACTCATGCAGAACGTGCCTGACCTCTCGGGCATCAGTGCCGCGGACATCGCCGCCGCGGCCGCCGGTTAA
- a CDS encoding acyl-CoA dehydrogenase family protein yields MTSNLVERAREIADDVLFPAALEVDRTGRVPETHWETIAEAGLYGVAAPAEYGGPGLSLPHIIEILEAMAGGCLTTAFTWVQHHGMLAALAASTNHVLRDEVLPGAISGRIRGGVAYAGAVPVPPRMRAQQVSDGWRLSGHAPFVSGWGIIDVIQISAGDTETGDIVAGLVSATAQPGITAVTPQPLFVADASQTVALELEGLFIPDERITSRVSRADFMTNQNYGSRLNATLPIGLVGRCVRLLDDAGEAAAANALRAEAAAVRARLDAGLGDASALLRARSDGCELATRAAGALVAARGGPSLLRSDPAQLLARSALFTLVAASRPELKRSLIDQMSHTQE; encoded by the coding sequence GTGACATCCAACCTTGTCGAACGAGCCCGCGAGATCGCCGACGACGTGCTGTTTCCTGCGGCACTTGAGGTGGATCGGACCGGACGCGTCCCCGAGACGCATTGGGAGACAATCGCCGAAGCCGGCTTGTACGGTGTCGCCGCGCCAGCCGAGTACGGCGGTCCCGGCCTGAGCCTGCCGCACATCATCGAGATCCTGGAGGCGATGGCGGGCGGTTGCCTGACTACCGCGTTCACCTGGGTACAGCACCACGGGATGCTCGCCGCGCTGGCAGCCAGCACGAATCACGTCCTGCGAGACGAGGTTCTTCCCGGTGCGATCAGCGGGCGGATTCGCGGCGGCGTAGCCTACGCCGGGGCTGTGCCGGTGCCACCCAGGATGCGCGCGCAGCAGGTGTCCGATGGGTGGCGGCTGTCGGGGCACGCACCGTTCGTCAGCGGTTGGGGCATCATCGACGTCATTCAAATCTCAGCAGGCGACACCGAAACCGGTGACATTGTGGCCGGTTTGGTCAGCGCCACAGCCCAACCCGGTATCACGGCGGTGACGCCCCAGCCGCTGTTCGTGGCCGACGCGTCACAGACGGTTGCGCTGGAGCTGGAGGGTCTGTTCATCCCGGACGAGCGGATCACGAGCCGGGTATCGCGTGCCGACTTCATGACCAACCAGAACTACGGGTCGCGGCTCAACGCAACGCTTCCGATCGGTCTGGTCGGTCGCTGCGTACGGCTGCTCGACGACGCCGGGGAAGCTGCGGCGGCGAACGCGCTACGCGCGGAGGCTGCAGCGGTGCGGGCTCGGCTCGACGCCGGCCTTGGCGACGCATCGGCCCTTCTGCGAGCCCGTTCCGACGGCTGCGAACTGGCCACCCGCGCCGCGGGCGCTTTGGTCGCGGCGAGGGGCGGGCCGTCGTTGCTTCGATCGGATCCCGCGCAGCTGCTGGCCCGATCGGCATTGTTCACCCTGGTCGCCGCGAGCAGGCCGGAACTCAAGCGATCGCTGATCGACCAGATGTCCCACACTCAGGAATAG
- a CDS encoding DUF4239 domain-containing protein gives MTGWIVSHIPPGLLLAGLIVLISGGAMLLAMLVRRWFPALNGDEHNDVTKFTYGFIGFIYAFFIGFVVSSMWGQTSTTDANARAEGAAAVEMARNVDVFAKPDSDRIRESLLRYEQAAIAEWDDGTGTRSPQADAALAQVSAAYRQADASTDTQKSALAASMANLDSVSQARTVRLLTARDDTGPPWPLWAVIFLTSAMVVGTVVIYGVEKAGMHYPMVAIVGLIIATNLFLILELSHPFLGGIATSSDPLHEVIAVLGPGR, from the coding sequence ATGACTGGCTGGATCGTGAGTCACATCCCGCCCGGGCTGCTTCTCGCCGGGTTGATCGTCCTGATCTCCGGCGGCGCGATGCTCCTCGCCATGCTGGTGCGGCGATGGTTTCCCGCCCTCAATGGCGACGAACACAACGACGTCACCAAGTTCACCTACGGCTTCATCGGGTTCATCTACGCATTCTTCATCGGTTTCGTGGTGTCCTCGATGTGGGGACAGACCAGTACCACCGACGCGAACGCCCGCGCCGAGGGGGCTGCTGCAGTCGAAATGGCAAGGAATGTAGACGTTTTCGCCAAGCCCGACAGCGACCGCATCCGGGAGAGCCTGCTCCGCTACGAGCAGGCCGCGATCGCGGAGTGGGACGACGGCACCGGCACCCGCTCCCCGCAGGCCGACGCCGCACTGGCGCAGGTATCGGCGGCCTATCGCCAGGCCGACGCGTCGACCGACACCCAGAAGAGCGCGCTCGCGGCGTCAATGGCCAACCTGGACTCAGTGAGCCAGGCCCGCACCGTACGGCTGCTCACCGCACGCGACGACACCGGACCACCCTGGCCACTGTGGGCGGTGATTTTTCTGACCAGCGCGATGGTGGTCGGCACGGTGGTCATCTACGGGGTCGAGAAGGCCGGGATGCACTACCCGATGGTGGCGATCGTGGGCCTGATCATCGCGACCAACCTGTTCCTCATCCTCGAGCTCTCCCACCCGTTCCTGGGTGGGATCGCGACGTCATCCGATCCGTTGCACGAGGTGATCGCGGTTCTCGGCCCTGGCCGATAA
- a CDS encoding acyl-CoA thioesterase II has translation MTRSSYPAVLAALSLHRVDATSFVGAQLPAPLDHILGGHLAAQALIAAARTAPARIPHSMHTYFLRAGDARRPVDFKVADLQEGRTFSARRISARQDGRLLLEAMTSFTVAVNAPDGVEYQPSMPEVPAPEGLPEPAPHFAESYEGGWASLKWFDRKVVDAGTEAPARSRIWWRPRGEVPGDPALVAAMVVYLSAVTLAEPVNVPRGQVGESAQRGHSVLFHCPADLRDWLLYDQWTPSSTGALALASGQMFNRTGELVCTVEQETYFPPSN, from the coding sequence GTGACGCGATCGTCCTATCCTGCGGTGCTGGCCGCGTTGTCGCTTCACCGCGTGGATGCGACATCCTTCGTCGGTGCCCAACTGCCCGCCCCGCTCGACCACATCCTGGGTGGGCACCTCGCGGCGCAGGCGTTGATCGCGGCGGCGCGCACCGCCCCGGCACGCATCCCGCACAGCATGCACACCTACTTCCTGCGGGCAGGCGATGCGCGCCGGCCGGTGGACTTCAAGGTGGCCGACTTGCAGGAGGGGCGCACCTTCTCGGCACGCCGCATCAGCGCCCGCCAGGACGGCCGCCTGCTCCTGGAGGCGATGACGTCGTTCACGGTGGCCGTCAATGCACCCGACGGCGTGGAGTACCAGCCGTCGATGCCGGAAGTGCCTGCGCCAGAAGGCCTGCCGGAGCCGGCCCCGCATTTCGCCGAATCCTACGAGGGCGGCTGGGCCAGCCTGAAGTGGTTCGATCGCAAGGTCGTCGACGCCGGCACGGAGGCGCCCGCGAGATCGCGGATCTGGTGGCGGCCCCGCGGTGAGGTGCCCGGCGATCCGGCGCTGGTCGCCGCGATGGTGGTCTACCTGTCGGCGGTGACCCTGGCCGAGCCGGTCAACGTGCCGCGCGGCCAGGTCGGCGAGTCCGCACAGCGGGGCCATTCGGTGCTGTTTCACTGTCCGGCCGATCTTCGCGACTGGCTGCTCTACGACCAGTGGACGCCGAGCAGTACGGGCGCCTTGGCATTGGCCAGCGGGCAGATGTTCAACCGCACCGGCGAGTTGGTCTGCACCGTCGAACAGGAGACGTACTTCCCGCCGTCGAACTGA